The following coding sequences are from one Pocillopora verrucosa isolate sample1 chromosome 5, ASM3666991v2, whole genome shotgun sequence window:
- the LOC131790475 gene encoding tetratricopeptide repeat protein 28-like has product MAESNLPTTGEELEVKNEFPATATEESQVTSSDAELDVYNDPLRGIAKVCLEEGNKEYRQGKANNAINSYTEGLQVNCKDIRLNAKLYSNRATAHFRLANYVECLNDATVAVQLEPTLIKAIKKGARACVELCWYKEARSWLHMGLTIENNNERLLQLLKKSNAVLKVKANIYASLGCTNHNVGQFNTAIKYHQHCQEIAKEVGDKAGEGRSYANLGNAYHSLGEFKTAIKYHQRDLEIAKEVGDKAGEGRSYANLGNAYHSLGEFKTAIKYHQRHLEIANEVGDKAGEGASYGNLGNAYHSLGEFKTAIKYHQRHLEIAKEVGDKAGEGRSYANLGNAYHSLGEFKTAIKYHQRHLEIANEVGDKAGEGASYGNLGNAYHSLGEFKTAIKYHQRHLEIAKEVGDKAGEGRSYANLGNAYHSLGEFKTAIKYHQRHLEIANEVGDKAGEGRSYANLGNAYGSLRKFKTAIEYHQRHLEIAKEVGDKAGEGGSYGNLGNAYQGLRQFQTAMEYHQRDLEIAKEVGDQAGEGASYCNLGNAYGGLGKFKTAIEYHQRHLEIAKEVGNKTEEACSLYSLGNSFECQGNLMVAFDCYYSSVELYDDIRASLQLNDQWKISYRNKYQGAYKGLWRINLNRGQAVKALLTAEKGSAQALRDLMDTKYSPGASLTHSAPRISLRCVQLSTVFIAINGPYVYFWVCLSEDNIQMRQVHVNDYRFEHELKCFIQLLNKSALKEIGARDTVAIENPLLDSPTEEEMANGVIRVDVRHSQSSALNKLHDIIVSPIADLIKGHDEITFVPEGPFCLVPYAALQESNSSYLSDSFRIRVLPSLTTLQLIHDCPADFHVKTGALLVGDPCFKHIIYQGGLLVQLPGARKEVEMIGRVLNVCPLTGEMATKHEVLKRISSVALVHIAAHGKIETGEVILAPNTTRQNPHPQEKDYLLTMKDVIEAGLRARLVVLSCCHTARGEVMAEGVVGMARAVLGAGARSVVVTLWAIGDEGTLEFMTFFYDALAKGKKASEALNQAMKCMKEIEKFKEVIYWAPFVLIGDDVKLDFKDIGSRNN; this is encoded by the exons aactcctacacggaaggacttcaagtgaactgcaaagatatACGGCTTAACGCCAAGCTTTATagcaacagggcaacagctcatttccgtttag CCAACTACGTGGAATGTCTCAATGATGCAACAGTTGCcgttcaattggaacccactttaatcaaggctattaagaaag GAGCTagagcttgtgtcgaactttgctggtataaagaagcaaggagctggttgcaTATGGGATTGACC attgaaaacaataacGAACGTCTGCTTCAATTATTAAAGAAATCGAATGCTGTACTTAAAGTCAAAGCAAACATTTATGCCAGTCTCGGATGTACTAACCATAATGTTGGGCAGTTCAacacagccatcaagtaccatcaacatTGTcaagaaattgctaaagaagtgggagacaaggccggagagggaagaagttatgccaatctcggcaacgcttatcacagtctaggagagttcaaaacagccatcaagtaccatcaacgtgatctagaaattgctaaagaagtgggagacaaggccggagagggaagaagctatgccaatctcggcaacgcttatcacagtctaggagagttcaaaactgccatcaagtaccatcaacgtcatctagaaattgcgaacgaagtgggagacaaggccggagagggagcaagttatggcaatctcggcaacgcttatcacagtctaggagagttcaaaacagccatcaagtaccatcaacgtcatctagaaattgctaaagaagtgggagacaaggccggagagggaagaagctatgccaatctcggcaacgcttatcacagtctaggagagttcaaaacagccatcaagtaccatcaacgtcatctagaaattgcgaacgaagtgggagacaaggccggagagggagcaagttatggcaatctcggcaacgcttatcacagtctaggagagttcaaaacagccatcaagtaccatcaacgtcatctagaaattgctaaagaagtgggagacaaggccggagagggaagaagctatgccaatctcggcaacgcttatcacagtctaggagagttcaaaacagccatcaagtaccatcaacgtcatctagaaattgcgaacgaagtgggagacaag gccggagagggaagaagctatgccaatctcggcaacgcttatggcagtctaagaaagtttaaaacagccatcgagtaccatcaacgtcatctagaaattgctaaagaagtaggagataaggccggagagggaggaagttatggcaacctcggcaacgcttaccAAGGTCTACgacagttccaaacagcaatggagtaccatcaacgtgatctagaaattgctaaagaagtgggagaccAGGctggagagggagcaagttattgcaatctcggcaacgcttatggcggtctaggaaagtttaaaacagccatcgagtaccatcaacgtcatcttgaaattgctaaagaagtgggaaataAGACCGAAGAAGCGTGCTCACTCTATTCCCTTGGAAACAGTtttgagtgccaaggaaatcttatgGTGGCCTTTGACTGTTATTACTCGAGTGTagaattgtatgatgatatcagggcaagtcttcaactcaacgatcagtggaagatttcttATCGTAATAAGTACCAAGGtgcatacaaaggtttgtggcgtataaatctcaATCGAGGTCAAGCTGTAAAGGCTCTTCTTACCGCAGAGAAAGGAagtgctcaagctctgagagatctcatggaCACAAAATATTCGCCTGGAGCTTCTTTAACGCACAGCGCACCCCGCATCTCTCTGAGATGTGTTCAAttgagcacagttttcatagctatcAATGGGCCATAcgtttacttctgggtttgcctTAGTGAAGATAACATCCAGATGAGACAGGTACACGTCAACGACTATAGGTTTGAGCATGAATTGAAATGTTTCATCCAGCTACTGAACAAATCTGCTCTTAAGGAGATCGGTGCCAGAGATACCGTTGCCATCGAAAATCCTCTGCTTGATTCGCCGACAGAAGAAGAAATGGCCAATGGTGTgatccgagttgatgtgaggcactcccaatcaagtgctttaaataagctgcatgacatcatcgtttCTCCTATTGCTGACCTGATCAAAGGCCACGACGAGATCACATTCgttcctgaggggccattttgccttgtaccttatGCAGCATTGCAGGAGTCGAACTCATCATATTtaagtgattctttcagaattcgtgtgcttccctctctgacgacgttgcaactaattcatgattgtccagctgactttcacgtgaagactggtgcattgcttgtcggtgacccatgtttcaaacatatcatCTATCAGGGAGGACTTTTagtgcaacttccaggagcaaggaaagaagtggagatgatcggCCGTGTCCTTAATGTTTGCCCCctcactggagaaatggcaacaaaacatgaagtgttaaaacgaatatcatcagtggccttAGTTCACATAGCAGCGCACGGTAAAATagaaactggagaagttatcctggcaccaaacaccacaagacAAAACCCTCATCcgcaagagaaagactatctactgacgatgaaagatgtcatagaagctgggttgcgagcacgtctggttgtacttagctgctgtcacactgctcgtggggaggtcatggctGAGGGTGTGGTTGGCATGGCGCGTGCAGTTTTGGGTGCTGGTGctagatctgttgtggtaaccttgtgggcgattggcgacgaggggaccctggagttcatgactttcttctacgatgcacttgccaaaggcaagaaggcaagtgaagctctcaatcaggccatgaagtgtatgaaagaaattgaaaagttcaaggaggtgatttactgggcaccatttgtactcattggtgatgacGTCAAACTAGATTTCAAGGATATTGGAAGCCGAAACAA ttaa